The proteins below are encoded in one region of Equus caballus isolate H_3958 breed thoroughbred chromosome 18, TB-T2T, whole genome shotgun sequence:
- the AMER3 gene encoding APC membrane recruitment protein 3, whose translation MELKRGKTFIKSSLQISHEKPLDPAATVLAREDAGPWSVSPEGQQQPHGEKGPQVSPSTQGHDKCSNKGGQPDPEVGAAAFCGATFKLVRKSKTHDNVPEAGRAGAATGQLVGSASFPGPSGSQRMIDYRHFVPQMPFVPAVAKSIPRKRISLKRPKKCFRNLFHIRRSKTENLASLATSGKSLSSPGGPSEAGGQPGKAFFPWGEGLASDGLCQDLSDSELLPDSSFDLCSALCEDVASLKSFDSLTGCGEIFADESSVPSLELNEGLESPAGASQALESKVPRGPFQGSVEQLASPAQNEMSDFATFWDSVNQSVKQQQRVLLGPWLGVPQGTDTDQPRLDAAGLAELPLCPCKDPHSGSKASSVDTGTPKSEQPESLSTSDEGYYDSFSPGLEEDKKEALSPGMPAATFPRDSYSGDALYELFYDPREGPIGPSLDDELCVSESLSGPALGAPLSMCSFHVGAEENLAPALGPDLLSQGFLQSSWKGKECLLKLCDTELAITMGIINWLRRGPEPRSPPTSAPGEPTALSGELSGKLRGDSEKKGPGPAKLEGRGSQASEAGWITVGSAPSRQEPWAGSVTKDLLAGESEVLAGAERGASSLSRDPSLDGVQVSGEEGTQGHPEGSFSSVGSAASATTDTSSKNKVPNPSAWPGSQEPRPSGNLGCLQSPWRSGLGGSTLDAEPTLTGCVAQVAALQIHPDCQPPAAQPSRPDMGSGLCGQPQTRSPDILQQRQPNSFHSVAAICVLPSLGSPLHSPQDQRCPGRILDLSRLRVEPTRLHAQTSASLEDLPLQLSLRAPEQAAHGGQLDS comes from the coding sequence ATGGAGCTAAAGAGAGGAAAGACCTTCATCAAATCCAGCCTGCAGATTTCCCACGAGAAACCCCTAGACccagcagccactgtcctggccAGGGAGGATGCAGGCCCCTGGTCAGTCTCACCGGAagggcagcagcagccccacGGTGAGAAGGGCCCCCAGGTCAGCCCCAGCACCCAAGGACATGACAAATGTTCCAACAAGGGGGGACAGCCAGACCCTGAGGTGGGTGCTGCAGCTTTCTGTGGGGCCACCTTCAAACTGGTGCGGAAGAGCAAGACTCACGACAATGTGCCTGAGGCTGGCCGGGCGGGCGCAGCCACGGGGCAGCTGGTGGGCAGTGCaagcttcccagggccctccggCAGCCAGCGCATGATTGACTACCGCCACTTTGTGCCCCAGATGCCCTTCGTGCCAGCCGTGGCCAAGAGCATCCCAAGGAAGAGAATTTCCCTGAAACGACCCAAGAAGTGCTTTCGGAACCTCTTCCACATTCGCAGAAGCAAGACTGAGAACTTGGCCTCGCTGGCGACCAGCGGGAAGAGCCTTTCCTCCCCCGGGGGCCCCTCAGAGGCTGGAGGGCAGCCAGGCAAAGCCTTCTTCCCCTGGGGCGAGGGGCTGGCGTCCGATGGCCTGTGCCAGGACCTCTCTGACAGCGAGCTCTTGCCTGACTCTTCCTTCGACCTCTGCAGTGCCCTGTGTGAGGACGTGGCCTCACTCAAGAGCTTTGACTCACTCACGGGCTGCGGGGAGATCTTTGCAGATGAGAGCTCAGTGCCATCCCTGGAGCTGAATGAGGGCCTGGAGAGCCCAGCCGGGGCATCGCAAGCCCTTGAGAGCAAGGTTCCCAGGGGCCCCTTCCAGGGCAGTGTGGAGCAACTGGCTTCGCCTGCCCAGAACGAGATGTCTGACTTCGCCACGTTCTGGGACAGTGTGAATCAGTCAGTGAAGCAGCAGCAGCGGGTCCTCCTGGGCCCTTGGCTGGGGGTTCCCCAGGGGACAGACACAGACCAGCCCAGACTGGATGCAGCTGGTCTTGCTGAGCTCCCTCTGTGCCCCTGCAAGGACCCCCACAGTGGCTCCAAAGCCAGTTCCGTAGACACAGGCACCCCCAAGAGTGAGCAGCCTGAATCCCTCTCCACGAGTGACGAGGGCTACTATGACTCCTTCTCACCGGGCCTCGAGGAGGACAAGAAGGAAGCCCTGAGCCCAGGTATGCCTGCAGCTACCTTCCCCCGGGACAGCTACAGTGGAGACGCCCTCTATGAGCTCTTCTATGACCCACGTGAGGGCCCTATTGGCCCGAGCCTTGATGATGAGCTGTGCGTGTCCGAGAGTCTGTCAGGGCCAGCACTGGGGGCACCACTATCCATGTGCAGCTTCCACGTCGGGGCGGAGGAGAACTTGGCTCCAGCGCTGGGCCCAGACCTGCTCAGCCAGGGCTTCTtgcaaagctcctggaagggcAAGGAGTGCCTGCTGAAGCTCTGTGACACTGAGCTTGCCATCACCATGGGCATCATCAACTGGCTCCGCCGTGGCCCTGAGCCCCGCAGCCCACCTACCTCGGCCCCTGGGGAGCCCACAGCCCTGTCCGGGGAGCTGTCGGGGAAGCTGCGAGGTGACTCTGAGAAGAAGGGCCCAGGTCCAGCAAAGCTGGAGGGCAGGGGGTCCCAGGCCTCAGAGGCAGGTTGGATAACCGTGGGCTCAGCACCCAGCAGACAGGAGCCCTGGGCAGGTTCAGTCACCAAGGACCTGCTTGCTGGAGAGAGCGAGGTTCTAGCAGGGGCTGAGCGGGGGGCCAGCTCGCTGTCCAGGGACCCATCTCTGGATGGTGTGCAGGTCTCTGGGGAAGAAGGGACACAAGGCCACCCTGAAGGCTCATTCTCCTCTGTGGGGTCTGCAGCCTCTGCAACAACAGACACTTCCAGCAAAAACAAGGTCCCAAATCCCTCAGCCTGGCCTGGCTCCCAGGAGCCTAGGCCATCTGGGAACCTGGGGTGTTTGCAAAGTCCCTGGAGGTCAGGTCTTGGTGGAAGCACCCTGGATGCAGAGCCCACCCTGACAGGCTGTGTGGCTCAGGTGGCAGCACTGCAGATCCACCCAGACTGCCAGCCCCCTGCTGCACAGCCCTCAAGGCCAGATATGGGCAGTGGGCTCTGCGGGCAGCCTCAGACTAGGAGCCCTGACATTCTGCAGCAGAGGCAGCCTAACAGCTTCCATAGCGTGGCTGCCATCTGTGTCCTGCCCTCCCTGGGCAGCCCACTCCACAGCCCACAGGACCAGAGGTGCCCGGGCCGCATCCTGGACCTGAGCCGGCTCAGGGTGGAGCCTACCAGGCTGCATGCCCAGACCAGTGCCTCTCTGGAGGACCTTCCCCTGCAGCTCAGCTTGAGGGCCCCGGAACAGGCAGCACACGGGGGCCAGCTGGACTCGTAG